From the Salvelinus alpinus chromosome 12, SLU_Salpinus.1, whole genome shotgun sequence genome, the window ATAATGCTTCTTCGGGcaacaaaaaaatatacaatTACTCCTGATTTGCTGGGTGAGTGTGATGTTATTTATGTAGCATAAGACTCATTCTGTTGCATAGTTTGAGATTGCACTAATTATTGCATTACACAGTTTGATTATGGTTGTTTATGTAGTAGGCCCAATAGCCCTGTAACATAGCGGAGTCATGAAATGCAGGTATGGTGCTTCTCTTTGTTTTTCAGAGCAGCTGACTGGAAGCTGGATGAGCCAGCATGGACCGGCAGGATGAAAATAATATCCATAGGAAAGCTTGCCTATATCAAGCTAGAGGACAAAAACTCAGGTAGGTTAACTACTAGATGTCCGACGGTCATGGCTACATCTGCCAGTGCTGCTGTTGCGCTCATGTCTGTACTGGCTGTCACCTTGTCTGCTTCTGATGCATGCCATCATATCCAACTTTGAGGCAAACTGAATTCTGTATTTCTTAGGAGAGTTGTTTGCCCAAGCCCCAGTGGAGCAGTATCCTGGATGTGTGGTGGAGGCAGTCACAGATTCCAGCAGATATTTTGTGGTTCGGATAGAGGACGGCAGTGGTAAGGTGCCTTCACATCAGAAAGACAGCAGCAGAAATGCATCACCACGCAAACTGATATGCTAtgctgaaaatatattttagcgGAAAACAGTACAGTCTGGTATGGAAGGTTACTTGCAGATTAGTCATTTAAATACAGTATGCTTGTACATCTGTCTTCTCATGCACTTCTGTTTTATATAGGACGACATGCATTTATCGGCCTGGGGTTTGCTGATCGTGGCGACTCCTTTGACTTCAATGTGGCTCTTCAAGACCACTTCAAGTGAGTCAACCTCTCATACCTGTCCTCTTTGGTGTGGTATCAATGTCCATTTTCAATATAGATCTTCACATTGGAGCATGAAATAAAATCAAACATATCTCTGTGTCCTTTTCTACAGGTGGGTAAAACAGGAAGGTGAGCTGGCGAAAGAGGAAGCGTCTCAGAGCACAGCACCCAAACTGGACCTAGGCTTTAAAGAGGGCCAGACGATCAAGATCAGCATTGGGGTGAGCATTTGAGGTTACAGAAATAGATGGGAAACatgttgaaaggagaggagaaacaaAATGGGATGTGAAGAAAAAGTGAGgaagacatttaaaatgtaatcATTTTTTTTTGTCTTAGAACATAAAGAAGAAGGATCCAGGTGCGAAGTCTCGGCCCATGGGTAGTGGCCTTCTCCTTCCTCCACCAATGGCTAAGGGTGCAGTCCTTGTATCCCCTCCTGGAGGCCAGCAATCACCGCCACCTACACACTCCAACACGGGTAACCTCTTTAGGCTATAGAGTTCAATGATCAAAATGTCCCATTATCACTGCCCTTTCACAGCTTAACATGGATAACCTCCCTACATTCTAAATCATCTCTTTGTTTTTACTCCACCAGCTTCTCTTTTAGATTTCGGAGGCCGGGTCCCTGCCGCCCAGCCTACTGCAGACCTGTGGGGAGACTTCACAGCGGCTGGCGCCTGGTCAGTCTTAGAAGAGCTAATGGTTTAGACCAAAGAAGTTGGCAGGCCTTCGGAATGGTGTTGTGGCAAGGGAAACTGACTAGGGATCACAGGGTTACTAGCTCAAATCCCTGATGGGTTCAAGTCTCTCATCCCCTTGAGTGAAGCTTTTAAACAGTTTGGTGATTATGGTGGTGTCTATATTAGCATTTTATTGTCATCCTTTCATGTTGTTATTGACATTCTCACATTTGTCATTATCCTCATCCTCTGCATCTCCCCTTCTCCACAGCTCCAGTCAAGACACTGCTAAAGGATGGGTGCAGTTTTAGCTGTGAGATggaccacatacacacaccctctcacacaCTCAGGCTCCTTACATTCCCTGGACAGAATGATTGTGGCAACAGAAATGAGAGGTGGGGAGCTCTGTCAACTGACAGGTTGCTTGACACATGATGCTGTACGTTACCTACACATTTTGCATACCAGATGTATAGATTCAAACTATCAAGTCAATGATTGACCAGCACATCCTTTTTAGACACAAAGACAATATTACTATTTTTAGATATTTTAACTATGCAGTCAGAAGTGACACTTCATTTTGTTGTTGAAGTATTGATACCTATTTTGCTGtcactgaccaggtgaaaagtATGTGCATTCCATGTTAATAACACCTTAAGGTGGCTGTCCGCTCATTATCTTTATATGTCCATCCCTCAAAATGTCTAAATTTTTACAAAAATATTGATGTCAACCTTTCCCCTTATCTCTGACCCATCACCTCATACTAACTCCTGCCAGCATCATTCATCATCTCATTGAGTCATCCAACATTTGGTGTAAAGTTTAGTATTTGTATGCCTTACTTTTTTATTTGTGTTGGTGAGGATTTGTTTTCTTTTATATGTTTTATGTTCAAGTATAACTTGTGTCCCTCTCTTATTTGAGAATATGAAGGACAGTTGTGTGTCTTTTCACAAGGTTGGGAGTTGACTCTGCTTCAATGTTGCTCCCCACCCTCCTTTAAACTGGCCTCTTGGTTAAGATAAAGTATATTATCTGTTCCTATCAGTCTGATATCTTGGGCCTTTAAGTATAGCAACCAGATCAAACCAATGTCTAGTTTGGATTTTGGTAAATATGAGGAGGTAGGTCAGAGAAAGGCAACATTGACAGTGTTTTAGAAGTTAACCAGATAAGTAGAATTCTGGTAGATGTGTGTGATGCGTTTAGTCTTTTTTGTTATTTGTTTACATATCATAAATCTTTAGAAACATTTTCTGTCCTTTTTGATGAGTTTCTTTGTTTGTCATTTATTTTACCCTAGGAGTGCCTTTTCAGCGAAATAGGGGAAGTTATTGAGGTTTTGGCTTTAATTTGCAACAAATATTTTGCTCCAAGTGACTTACGCAAATCAAAATCACCTGTATAAAATGTAAAGCAAAATTTTTACTGTAAATAAACCATTCGTCGTTCAGTTCTTTTATGTTTGCATTGTCAGGTTAATTCCCACTACACAGGCAATGCAGCAGTGGTATGCTTGTTTAACACGTAGTTAGTTTGACTTTAGCCATGGTCTCCATGACTGGTGTTTGTCTGAAGTATGACACACAAGCCTCCACAACTGTTTTGCTTCAGTGAACAAGAGAGGGAACTATGCCAGTGTGTCATCTGACACCAGAATTCAGGATTATGATTGTCTTATTAAGGTGTCAAGACTGCCTGGACTAAAACTTGTGTCTGTCACAGTGGTAACTTTGGAGAAGGTGCAAGGGAGAGTAGAGTATAAAAAAGAAACTGTCATTTTATTTCCTGTTCTGATATATTGCAACATacacagttcaaaagtttggggtcacttagaaatgtctgtgTTTTGAAAGAagagccccccccaaaaaaaagtccattaaaataacatcaaattattCAGTACATTGATAATGTTAtaaaaatggcagatttttttatggaatagctACATAAGTacagcccattatcagcaaccatcactcctcacTAATCTCGCAGCAGTTGGCCAGTCTGTTTTCAGGACATCTCCTCACACCTAGTCTGTTACGGAGTCAGTTGAGTTTGGCTCTTAACATTCCTTTTGGGGATTGTGTGTGGAATTTCCTGAAATATATTCTGATATCCATACAAATATTATTACTAAATTCACATATTGCCCTGACAACAGGACTACTTTATAATTATACCTCATACAGTATTAATGGGGTGTTATACAGATGATCTGTTCTATAAGACATATCTGTATTTCCACTTCTGTCTAGACAGGGAGAAGATCATCCATGCTACTGCAATAAATACAATTCTTGCTTGGCTTCGGTTGATGCCCATTCCACCTGTATGATGTGCCTAGGCTTAGAGCATACCATTCAGTCTGTGGATTCCCCCTTCAGCAGCATTTATTGTGCTGCTTTTGGCACATGCCTAAGTGAAGCATGATTAGCTATGATGGAGACAAACTCTAGAGGCTCTGGGAGCGGCCTCAAGTGTAAACAACCCTCAGCGGCGGGCCCGCCCACCAAGCAGTCCAAGAAAGACGGGACCTACTCTGGATGAGTTGGAGGCCCAGGCAGCCTCTGTCTTAGCAGCTCCGCTCTCTCAGCCCGAAAGGCTCAGCTGAAGACTTAAGACAGGATCTTGATGCTATCTCCATCCTTGCTGGTAATGACCTAAACGAAGACACCTCTGAGGCCCGTTCTGGATCAGCAAACTATGgctcagagagagctgagagtgaAACGCCCTGTTCATCAGCTGATATGCAGGAGCTCCTCAATAGGGTTCTGAATGCTCCGGATGTTAAACCAGACCCTAACAGCAGTCTAGGCAGAGTATATTCCTCAGTGCCCCAAGTTCTCCAATGAACTGTGTCAAACTTGGGCTAAGGTGAACTCAAGGTTCCATCTCTCAAGCCAGTGCAAGCCTTTGACCTTCATGGCTTCCCCCGAGGGGTTGGGACTGGACCGGTACTCTGTTATGGACGCAATTGTTGCGGCCATGGTCCTCCCACACAACGAGATCATTGGTAGGTCTCCCCGCTGTCCTTCGGGACCTCAGGCTACTGACGACCACTtaaaagaacaccttcctaaactTGGCCATGGTGGCTTGCCTCCATGAATGTCATCTCATCACGTAGACAGCTTTGGCTCTCACAGACATAGATGTCAACTTCCGTGAAGAAACTCCAGGCCAAGTTTTTGTGTGGATGCCATTTTGAATCAAACGTCGAAACTGCGGAAGGACAGAGACCATGCAGTTTTATCATCGGTCCCCCTGCCCCACGTTACCCTAGCCAGAGACCATTGCAGTCTAGACCTCCGCTCTCCCCTGCCTTGAAAGGCTGTGGGAGGCACTTGTGAAGTCCCCCTGGGTGTTGGATACAGTACTACAGGGGTACAAACTCCAGTTCCGATGCCGGCCACCACCTTTCAGATGGGTTTGGTCAACTACAACAGCCGACCCCCTGAAAGAGAAGCTCTCCAACCTGAGTTTGCCTCCCAGCTGGAGAAGAATGAAATCAGACAAATCAAACCAAGAGAACAGCACAGTGGGTTCCATCTTGGACTTGAGGCCTCTCAACCGGTGCTTGAAAACCCTCCTCTCAGTCCCACATCCTATCAGCCCAGGCCAGTGGTTCCCCACGGTTGACCTAAAAGATGCCTACTTCCACGTACCGATCCACCCAGCTCACAGTAAGTTCCTGTGCTTTGAATTCAACGGCATAGCGTACAAGTACCAAGTGTTACCTTTTATGCTTCTCCCTGGCACCAAGAACATTCACAAAATGCATGTATTCCGCTCTAGCACCCCTAAGATCACAAGGGATGATAGTACTAAATGACCTAGACGATTGGCTAATCTGCGCTCAGTCACGAGAACAGTAGACACATCTCTACTGAAGCACATCTCAGAGCTAGGCCTCAGGTTGAACATGCAAAAAAAACACCTGGTCCCCACAGAAACTGATGTTCATGGGCATGCGGGTCGACTCGTCTCTAATGAGTGCTCACCTCACTGAAGAGCGAGATCGAAAATTGTAGATCACACCAATCCTTTTGTCCAAGACCAGAAGGGGACTGGTCTTCAGTGTCAGAGACTGATGCGTCTCCTCGCCGCAGCCTCTCTTTTGTCCCTATTGGGTATTCTACACTAGATACCCCTGCAGGAATTCCAAGGAACACAGGTATTGTCTCTTGACTGTGTCTAAGGAATGCATGCGAGCACTGGCAAGATGGCAATCCCTGAAATTCCTTTCATGCAGGATATGCCTGGGCAGAATCCATCGGAGCGAACTGGTTCAAACAGTTCATCACAATACTGTCACTCCTAGCGGGGACAGCATGGGAACTACCAACTGTCACAGGCGGAGGACACATTGTGGCATCCGAATTCCTGCAGCTTAGTCCCTGGCTGCTGAACAGCAAAAATGGTCTGGTTTAGATATTGAGCCCTCTGTTAACATCGTAGAGTGCCAGGGCCCGTCCACCATGTCAACCTATGACACGAGGTGGCGTGTGTTCTGCCAGTGGTGTGGGGAGCAGAGGGTTGCTCCAGAATCATGCAGCATAAAAACTGTGCTCCAGTTCTTGAGGTTGTTGTTTGATGTTGGCAGGGCTGCATACACACTTAAGGAACAGTATATGCAGCAGCCATTTCAGCATGTCATGATGAAGAGCAGGATGGACCGCTTGGCAGCCATCGGCTCATGGCAAGATTTCTTAAGGGAGTCCGTCGATTACGCCTCTCAAGAGCCTACTCAGTTCCCAAATGGGATTTGGATCTGGTTCTTGGGAGTACAATCCAGACCTACCTTTAAACCGTTAGAAGCTATAGACTTGAAACATCACTCTCTTAAGATTGCGTTTCTGGTGGCCATCGCTTCTACCAAGAGTGTTGGCGAGATCCATCTGTTATTAGTTAATGATGAGTGTTATCGtcttattcaaatcaaattttattggtcacatacacatatttagcagatgttattgtaggTGTAGTGAAATTCTTgggttcctagctccaacagtgcatgagtatctaacaattcacaacaatacacaaatctaaaagtaaaagaatggaattaagaaatatataaatattaggacgagcaatgttggagtggcattgactaaaatacagtagaataaaatacagtatacatatgagatgagtaaagcagtatgtaaacattgttaatgtggccagtgattccatgtctatgtatatagggcagcagcctctaaggtgcagggttgagtaaccgggtggtagtcggctagtaatggctatttaacagtctgatggccttgagaaataagctgtttttcagtctcttggtcccaggtttgatgcacctgtactgacctcgccttctggatgatagcgggtgaacaggccgtggctccgGTATTTGATGTcgttgattatctttttggccttcctttgacatcggGTGCTCTCACTGTCCTGGAGGGTAGGcagtttgtccccggtgatgcgttgggcacgtaccactctctggagagccctgcggttgcgggcggtgcagttgccgtacaaggcggtgatacagcccttAATTGTAAAAGTTGCTCTTAATTGTAAAAGTTcctgagggttttaggggccaagccgaatttcttcagcctcctggggttgaagaggctctgttgcgctgCCTTCTCCACACTCTCTGTGTGGCCGGACcaattcagattgtcagtgatgtgtacactgaggaacttgaagctttccaccttctccactgcggtcctgtcgatgtagatagggaggtgctccctctgctgtttcctgaagtccacgatcagctccttcgttttgttgtcgttgagggagatgttattttcctggcaccactccaccagggccctcatctcctccctgtaggctgtctcgtcattgttggtaatcaggcctactactgttgtgtcgtctgcaaacttgatgattgagttggatgccactcagtcatgggtgaacaggtagtacaggagggggctgagcatgcactctggtggggcccctgtgttgaggatcagtaaaGTGGAGgtattgtttcctaccttcaccacctgggggcggcacgtcaggaagtccaggacccagttgcagaaggtggggttcagacccagggccctgagcttaatgatgagcttggagggtactatggtgttgaatgctgagctatagtcaatgaacagcattctgacatcGGTATTCCTCTTGCCCAGATGggatagagcagtgtgcagtgcgattgcatcgtttgtggatctattggggcggtaagcaaattgaagtgggtttagggtgtcaggtaaggtagaggtgatatgatcagaggctacccagaacatatcccagtccgggTGATctaaacaatcttgaagcatggactctgattggtcagaccagcgttgaatagaccttagcaccttagtacttcctgtttgagtttctgcataTAGGAATGGAGGAGAaaaatggagtcatgatctgatttgccgaaggagggcgggggagggccttgtagacaTCTCGAAAAGGCGAGTAGcattggtctagtgtttttcctaaGCGAGTACTACactcaatgtgttgatagaacttccgtagcgttttcctcaaatttgctttgttaaaatccccagctacaataaatgcgacCTCAGGATATGtgatttccagtttgcataaagtccagtgtagttccttgagggccgttgtggtatCGGAAAACCGATGAGTGgtcgaggagtgtgtcagttCGTTAGTAGGCATACGGAGGACGGTCCTCCCCTCCTTGATAGCCTACTTTTGGCGAGGAAGCATAAGTGTATCCTACCGCGGAAGAGTTTTGATATCTGCCACaacccctttgaatcagctgttgtgTTGTCGTCATCGTCGGAAACCATGCACACGTTTTAAAACGATAGCCAGCATATTGTAATTATCTATAAATTGTCTTGCAAAACTAACTTCATTTGTTTTTAGTCACACTACACATTTATTTTGAGAGCCACCCCTGTAAATGTTATTTCTCTGAGTGGAGAAGGACTGACTCATTTTATACAAGCTCATATTTGTCCACATTCCATCTCCTCGCTACCGTTGACCTTTTTTAAAAGGAGACGAAAAGAGGTTTGAGGACAGAGACGGAGGAGTTAGCAAATCTAATTGATAAAAGGCCCTTGAGGTAAATTTGTCCCTTGTGGCGAGAGGGGCCTATCTATATACAGATTTTCAGGGCTCTAGTTCAAATGGGGTGAGGGGCATGACATTTCAAAGGTTTGCATTTTCAATCACTTGTTATAGGCTAGAACATGATTATAATAATTTCTACATTGCTGTTGCCGACCCCTGTTCTAGGCCTTACCAACTCACAGGAATTTACATTTTTTTCACTAAATCGTCAGaaggaaaataataataatcaacttCAAAAAATACAATAGGGTTTCACTCAGCTTCGCTGCTTGAACCCCTAATTAGTCATTTATAATACTAACATAGTTTATTTAACCTTATAGCAGACGTTTTTGTAATGCAAGGACTCTCTAAGTTTGGATACCACTGGTACAGATTTACATAGACATTTCAGGGATACAGCAGAGAGTTTGGCTAAAACTGCCAAATGTATTAATCCTAATAGCCTACACATGCTTTACCAGCTAGTAGAACACTGCCCCACACCCAGATTCATTACCCAGGTTAAACTTGTTTGACCTGTAATAGGCTGTAGGCCTACCCCAGGTACAGGTAGACCTAGCTGGTTAAAGTGCTTATTAGAACAGTAGGTCTACTGGTAGTTGCTTAGTAATAAAGGACCACTTAAGGCCAGAAGTTTTTACTCTCTGCATGACCTGACAAGGAAAAATGCTGCACCCTTAGTTGTAGGCCATAATATATTTGTTATGATTAACCTAATACTATGTTTCCAAGTTCATTTTTTCACAAAGATTAACATTCTGAACATGCTCAATATAGTATCTAGTACCCTTGAATGTAGTATCTAGTACCCTTGCCTCCATACAATGCAGCACTGCCGGGAAACCACAAGAGGGCCCTTAACCCCCCAAAAACGCCAGAGTAAGACATGAGAAATTGAATGATGTGTGATATATAACATTGTCCAAATATACAATAGTTTTGCGGCAGAATATAATGGCTGAATATTTGATGCACATCTCCTTTCAAAATGAGAACATGCTGAAAGTTGTGGGCCTGTGGTTAAGGCTGAGCTTTGTGAATAGAGGGGTCTGGTTTTGGCATTCTGAGTCCTTCTCTTTTGTGGGCATGTCTGTTACCATGGTATTACAAGCATTGAAGTGATGTGGCAGGGAAGGTGTTCGACCTGGGCCACCAGATACTGTAAAGTGGATcaaattgtttgttttttcccttcttGTTGATTATGGTGTGTGTTTAATTATTGCAACATTATAAACACTGACTGACTTTTCGCATTCACAGAAGGGTGGATCATACATGCCCCTTAACGTGCCATCATCATCTTTATTCTGTGTAGCCTAACTCTTCTTTGGCACATATTCTATAATATGACTGAAGAAACTATATCATTGATAGGAATGATGAATGGACACAGACAGCCTTGTTAAAAAACTGCAGAGCTCATCGCGCAGGGTCTGTGAAATAAATTATATTGTGTGCCCTACAAATATCCTACATTGATTTAGTTGATATCATCAACATTTGCAGCTAATTTTTAATCCAATAATACTGTGTATTTTGTTTCATTGTAATTGAGTGTAACTATTTTATGAAGGACATGGCTATCTAATTAAACTGCAAGGGTGGCCAGGCGAAGAATGCGAATTGAAAGCTCTCCtcgtggaggagggagggggaataCAGTCTGCTAATCCCCTTGTCCTCAATCTTTCTTCGACAGTCCTGTAGAGGATGGAGCAGGACGCACCTGTGGGACGTGGGAGGAATCCTGAGATTCCAACAAACTCACAACTTTCTGAACTACCTGTACAGCAGATAGTGTGTCGTTCATTTAGATACGCATTTAACCGCGTGCATCCGTTAATTTAGATATAAATCGAACGGTTAATCCTATTTGATAACGCTACCAGCGCACGGGACTGGAGCGAAACGTTTATTTTTCTTGCTGTTTGTGGATTAAAATCAACC encodes:
- the LOC139535764 gene encoding adaptin ear-binding coat-associated protein 2-like isoform X1; this encodes MALADDSGYESVICVKPEVHVYKIPPRATNRGYRAADWKLDEPAWTGRMKIISIGKLAYIKLEDKNSGELFAQAPVEQYPGCVVEAVTDSSRYFVVRIEDGSGRHAFIGLGFADRGDSFDFNVALQDHFKWVKQEGELAKEEASQSTAPKLDLGFKEGQTIKISIGNIKKKDPGAKSRPMGSGLLLPPPMAKGAVLVSPPGGQQSPPPTHSNTASLLDFGGRVPAAQPTADLWGDFTAAGACSSQDTAKGWVQF
- the LOC139535764 gene encoding adaptin ear-binding coat-associated protein 2-like isoform X2, translated to MKIISIGKLAYIKLEDKNSGELFAQAPVEQYPGCVVEAVTDSSRYFVVRIEDGSGRHAFIGLGFADRGDSFDFNVALQDHFKWVKQEGELAKEEASQSTAPKLDLGFKEGQTIKISIGNIKKKDPGAKSRPMGSGLLLPPPMAKGAVLVSPPGGQQSPPPTHSNTASLLDFGGRVPAAQPTADLWGDFTAAGACSSQDTAKGWVQF